The segment GAATGAAAGAGAAATCTCTTCAAGGAAGCGCATTGGTACTCCTCGGGGTTTAAAATACCTGACATTCGGTAAAAAACTGATGTGGCGGCATTTACGCGGCCTTGCCATATAACAACCTCTGGTAAAGATATACGTCCATTGTAGGTTAAGCATCACCCTTTTTCAATCGGTTGATGGTTGCATTACCATAATAATACGGTGGGTGACCACAATTAATGGAGGGGCAGGGATGAAAACGCACATACAAAAATGGGGGAACAGTCTTGCTTTACGAATACCCAAATCCTTCGCTATCGATGCAGGTCTCCAAAAAAATACATCCGTCGAACTCTCTCTGTCAGATGGGAGGCTTATTATTGCTCCGGTAAAGAAGCCGGAGATAAAACTTGAGCAACTTCTGGCAAATATAACTGAAGATAATCTGTACTGT is part of the Dehalococcoidales bacterium genome and harbors:
- a CDS encoding AbrB/MazE/SpoVT family DNA-binding domain-containing protein: MKTHIQKWGNSLALRIPKSFAIDAGLQKNTSVELSLSDGRLIIAPVKKPEIKLEQLLANITEDNLYCETYTRITEGKETW